Genomic DNA from Brassica rapa cultivar Chiifu-401-42 chromosome A04, CAAS_Brap_v3.01, whole genome shotgun sequence:
aatttcgtaattaattaagtaatataatattattataaacttatattaattaaattttattataaacaaaaaataaaaaatatttctttttttataaatttataattattgtctatattatattaaaatataagtattatataaattaaatatgataaaattttattaaattcataaatttacctatttatttttaaaatgatttcatTTAGATAAATTATTATCTACCATTAAAACGAGTTCAAATTTGTTAATTATGTCATATTTTTATACAAGtaaagttattaacatatgttaccctttTATTTCTACAgcattatattttcaaaaatcatatattgaagaatgtttttatttgattatttcaaattatgaaaacttgaaaatgtaataacaattaataaaaggTAAAATTTTGACTTCTTGACCCGCAGTAGCTTCAATTTTAGTTCCAAGTTACAACATGCACGCATATTTATATATCAGACGGCagtttatcatcaatttaataCTCTTATGAtagaaatttcttttaaaaaaactatcCAGCTAGGTCATCTGGCTAGGTATATGAATAATCAAACTGTACTCTAAATTCATTTTCCAAGTTTCTgtaaaattttgtataaaacCAGAAAAGAAGTCGGATCATGCTACACCAAACTATAAAAGGCACATGCAATATAGTCTAGAAGTATTGAAAGCATCAACATCACCTGAGTTTAAGTTGTGTTTCCTTATCCTTTCTACaacaacttttatatatatacacacacagcCTTTTTTTTTCTGCTCTAAAAAGATatcataaacaaaagaaaaaagaacctACAAGTTATTGGTCTTTTCATCCATCAACATTCTTTCTTGTGCCCTCTTCTCCTTGTTCTGTCCTTCCTATTTCAATTTGTTGCAGCTCTTTTGTAACTTCCTACAAGTCTAAATCTAAACAAATATTAGTTTTGAAGTATTGAAAACACTAGAGATCTTACCATTATTAGGGAGACAGTTTTATAACAGTTAACATTAGATTAAAGAGGCTACATGTTAAGAATGTGAAAAATGAGTGAATGCATCACATTCACTtacatatcatcatcatcagtttTGATTACTCATTACACTTCTTCAGAAAACTTCATTACACTTTTGTTGATGAATCTAAACGATCGTTTGCTTCCTCGTCTTGCAATTCTTTAAGTCTAACAATCGCCGCAATGAACTCCTCGTAGTCTACGGTGTCTTCTAAATGCTCATTCATCTAAAAGTATTCACAAGAAGATTCATCCATATGTAAGAACATCAATGATGCAAACACATAAATATATTCTGATCAGTAAATATATAATGAGACCATAGTGTTTGCTTACTGGCATTTGCATAAGACCGCTGATGTCAGAGTTGTCAAGATTTGTGTCAAACCTTTCAAGAATGCTTTTGAGTTCTTTATAAGTTACTTTCCCACTCTTCTCACTGTCTATAATCTTGAAGGTTTCTCTAAGACTGTGAATCTTTTCTTCGGAAAGCCTTTCCACAGTCACCTGCAAGTGAAGCAGAAATCAGACATCTAATAATCAAAACcatccagaaaaaaaaatcttataattaTACCTGTAAAGCTATTTTCTTGAGCTTGTCTGTTTCTGAAAACTTCTTCAAGCGATTCAACACAGTTGCGTCAAGCGGTGTATCTGGTGCATTTCCTTCATCTCTAATCCATGGATGgcctggaaaaaaaaagaaccatgATTAAGTTTCACATCTACTTAAAGTTAGTAGTTTCATGATTCTAATGACTTACTCAACACTTGTTGAGCAGTGAGTCTTTTTTTAGGGTCTCTTTCAAGCATCTTTCTGATCAAATCTTTCGCGCTTTCAGAGACTTGTGGCCAAGGATCTGATGACAAATCAAGCTCACCCTCCAGAACCTCATTGAAGATTTCTTCTTCCGTTTCTGTTTAGATTAATAGCACACATAAGAACACCTCCAAgaacatataaaattttgtgatcaaagTAACAATCTTACCACCCCAAAAAGGAGCTGAGCCAGAGAGTAGTACATAAATCATCACACCGGCGCTCCAAATATCTGCTTCAGGACCATAGTCCTTGTTCAGAATTTCAGGTGCAATGTAGTATGGACTCCCAACCACATCACTGAAGTTTTCTCCTTCAGACAACAACATACATCTCATgaaaacagagcaaaacagagcaaaacagaACAAATATGTTCTGTAAGGAACACATACCAGGCTTGACGAACATAGACAACCCAAAATCAATAGCCTTAAGAGGCGAATCCTCTTGATCATCGACGAACAGAAAGTTCTCAGGTTTAAGGTCTCTATGCATCACACCTAAAGAATGACAAGTCTGAACCACACCAAGTATGACCTTAGCCAGATGAGCAGCTTTCCTCTCGGAGTAATGCCCTCTCTCCACTATCCTATCAAACAGCTCACCTCCTCTGCACAGCTCCATCACCATATGAACAGCCACCGCGTCTTCATAAGCTCCTTTGATGGAGATCACGTTAGGCTGACCTAACAAATGTTTCATTATCTCAATCTCTCTTCTCACGTCCTCCACGTCTTCTTCGTTCTCCAGCTTCCTCTTTGGTATCGACTTGCACGCGTACTCCTCCCCTGTTCCTTTCTCTGTACACACAAACGTCGTCCCGAACTGCCCGTGACCTAACTTGCTCCCCAAGTTATAGAATTCTTTCAAATGCCCTGTCTTCGTTTTCAACACAGACTCCGCTTGTAGCCCTGCGCTCATAAGTCTCGTCACGTTGTGAGGTTTTCTCTTGCTGTTCCCACACGCTATCCTCGCCGCACGCTTCTTCCTCTCTTCACTCGTGCTTCCTTCTTGTTGTTCCTGATGAGAATCACTCGCTTCAAGTAACTTAGGGTCTTCTCCACTAGTCTCAAGCTTGGGTTTATCATCATCTTTGTGCATCAGCATCTGTTGAGGAGGCTTGTCTGGGAGCTGCGGCTTCACTGGATGATCCATGATGAGATCTGTGGGACGAACCCATGTGTTTGATTTCGTATCCACACAATTGTTGACCATATGAATACATACATTCCCCATCTTCTACAAAACCTAAGGAAacgcaaaaataaaataaaagagtcGTTTCCTTCCGTTTCACGCAAGAGAAAATAACCCTGATATGATCCTATTCAGACACAGATCTCTCCTGTCTAAAACACCACCATAACcacttccttgaacaatcataCAGACAAATCTCCCCCAGAGATCTAGATTCTCACAAAATCATCTCACAAATGAAGAAAATGAGGGTTGATGATGAGAAGGGAAGACGATTGAGAAAAATGGAATTGGGGCTCACGTCGTGACTGATTTTTTATTAGGGTTtttggctttttttttcttccctcGATTAAATTATTCTCTTTCTTAACAAACATCTAATGACATACGACTCTGAGGTTGTGTCTAAACTGTTGCAGCATTCATCGGTTTAACCAGTTCGGTCCTTTCGAtttctgaaatttttttttttttgtttttttctatattaCTTCATGCGACAAAATGGTAACAAATCTTTCAAAAAACGTAAGGGTAGATTTCGAATCTTTAATTCTACTTCATTACCATTACTTTTTgacttaatttatttaataccATTTAATGAAAACTATGAAATATATATGGCTAAGAcaagtaaaaaattaaactttcaGACATAACTGATTGTAATAATATGTTCTTGGTTGGTACTTGGGTAAGATTAAAAAAGacaaacatattaaaacatAGTATTAATGATATAGAATTAGAGATGAGGACTAAGCAAAAAAACGTGGATGCCGCTAACATTAGACGTTTCTCTAATAAAAGTCACATTACAtaattaaagattttttttttgtatatggcAAAGAAAGAACAAGGAGATGATGAAGGAGACTCTTTCTCAAACGTCCTTGGCCAAGCCCGCGAGATCAATTTCTCCCGAGGAGAATGGCTGACTAGTGGCGTTTTCGTCTTTGCTGCGATGCTCCTCTATCTTCGGATGGTCTTCGATGGGTATCCCTCTCCTGGAGGTTGAGTGATGGTCTCGGTCTCCCATGATATCAAACAAGCTGCTTCTCATCTCTTCCGCTGCTTCGAAGAAACCTTTTATTCCGGTAAAGAAGTGGCGTTCGATGTCGTCTAGATCGCTGCGGAGTCCTGGGAAGTTTAGGGGATTCTCCTCGAACTggtttgggagagaagatccacGTACCATCTGGTCTGTGACATCTTCTTCTGTGTGCTCTGTGGTGGATTGAACAACTTCAGATGGCCTATAACACAAGCAGAAAAATTAAAGACAAACCATTATATTACTAATATACACTCTCCTTTAGCAAACTTAAATCTATTTGGATATTCAGACAAAACACGAGAGCAAATCAATAAGTCCAATTGTAATATTCCGACATAGAGACTACAATTCAAGTTCGTGATTCCGACATGATTAAAAGTAAGGCTGTGTTCGTGAGAAACAACTTACTTTCCGAAACAGTGGCGGAGGATCTCCTCGGTTTTGTCGCACTTCCTCACGAACTTCCCAGGCTCGACCTCCTCCGTCTTGCACTTCGATCTAACCACCGTGGAGGTGGAGCAATTAACGTCGGCGGCGGGATCTTCGGGTGGTTGATGATTGGTGACATCGTTCCTACCGGCGTTGGAAGAGGATGCATCGTCGTCTCTCCAGACCCAACCCATACCTAATTATCGATTCGATATTTGTTTCTGGATTCTTCCTCTCATTACAGCGCCTCCggtgtgttttttttatttatttataatcacGACCGTTATGTTCGTCAAACAGacttagggcatctccatcctTACTCCATTTACTCCtctaaaatggaataaaaatgaatatagagtaaaaaatgcttcaacccaacttcatatctcactccataatgaaatttattccATAAATGtggtaatctatttttttttgttcatcactccattatgaaGTAGGAAATTGAGtagggttggagcaattttactccatttacacttttactccattttagaggaaaaaatggagttttacattggagatgctcttacccAACCAGACACGTAGAAGTTTTTCTAATTACACACGATTTACcacattttaacattttttgtatttataatttgtttggatcaaaaataatatcataGTAAGATTTTTGTActtaatttttgatttattgATTTAGTATGTCacatttatatgaaaaataattattagatAAATAACAAATCAAACTTAGAAGAACCAATTATTTATAGAATAATCAAATACTAatatctaaaaaccaaaatcgaaatatttccaaaaaaactaatatccaaaaaaaatattttcatgtattatatatgtaacacattgtaattcaattttatttaacaaaactacAGAAATTTTATGCACttttaccatattttaaaaattatagttttaaattatgttaatataaaatgtaattattCATTGTCTGGAAGTAATGCACTTtgaaaatacatatattaattttgttttgtaatactAGAATTGCAtaaattttgttcatttttaccatatttataaaatataattaaattttattttgctttttgaaagtttaattagttatctatttttctatcaatataaaattaaatgtaattatttgaccaaaaaaaaagaagtaattaTACATGTAGCTCGCAGTTTTGTTTTATATACACCAACGTTTACACCaaaagtaatattatttattatttatgtttctagttttaaaattttgtatcttttattatttttaattgataaataattattttatcacatttagattattatttatatttttattacttgtAAGTGATAAATGATAATAGTCACTTAGTGATTtattttgcaattttttttttagttttttaattatgtaaaaataaattaaaaatacaaataatacaaTACATTAatgtttaattacaaatttgacAGTAATtaactatattattaaataaaacacgataaaatatacattttaaaaatttgatatgATGAATAGTGTTACACAAAATTTAGCGTAAACTATTCacattacaccaaatttggtgggaTAATGTCAATTTTGGTGTCTTGTTGGAGATGACATTATTGTATGTTCTCTTTATTCAAGTTCTCCATATAAATGTTAAGTTCTCTATATGTTCAAGTTCTCTTTATTCAAGTTTTCCGTATCCTTATTGTATGTTCTCTTTATTCAAGTTCTccatataaatgttttttttttcacatccTTTCAGTATACTATATGTTAAAGTTCTCTATATGATACTGAATTGTAAAAGCATTAGTCATCTGATAGGAACATCGAGAGTCAAGATCTAAAACATGAAGAGCTgctgtttttttcattttccgCGTAAATCCAATCTTGATACACACATTAATAACCATGAAGATTGATCCACTTTTCATTCGAGTAGAGCAAATGCACCATTTTGTCAACATCCATTTTGAAAGATCAAGTGATTGTCGAGTTTTAGTCGTTCTGAAAAGGCGGAGGAAAGGTACTTGTTGATTGTATTAAACTTAGGAGTAAAAATTGGAAGATGTAAGAACATtagggtgtagaaggaagatTTAATATTCTTCCTACTTCCTGGACCGAAAGCCAAACCGGATTCATTTATCGaaaataaaactgaaatttGTAACCTTAGACCTGAAATTTTAATGCCAAATCAATataataaaaccaaacaaaccataatatatttaaattgtaaattaaattaaatatatacaaaGCTACGTTtagattaaaataaattacttatattttattcacttcctaacaataattaaaataaaattcaa
This window encodes:
- the LOC103865491 gene encoding calcium-dependent protein kinase 25 yields the protein MGNVCIHMVNNCVDTKSNTWVRPTDLIMDHPVKPQLPDKPPQQMLMHKDDDKPKLETSGEDPKLLEASDSHQEQQEGSTSEERKKRAARIACGNSKRKPHNVTRLMSAGLQAESVLKTKTGHLKEFYNLGSKLGHGQFGTTFVCTEKGTGEEYACKSIPKRKLENEEDVEDVRREIEIMKHLLGQPNVISIKGAYEDAVAVHMVMELCRGGELFDRIVERGHYSERKAAHLAKVILGVVQTCHSLGVMHRDLKPENFLFVDDQEDSPLKAIDFGLSMFVKPGENFSDVVGSPYYIAPEILNKDYGPEADIWSAGVMIYVLLSGSAPFWGETEEEIFNEVLEGELDLSSDPWPQVSESAKDLIRKMLERDPKKRLTAQQVLSHPWIRDEGNAPDTPLDATVLNRLKKFSETDKLKKIALQVTVERLSEEKIHSLRETFKIIDSEKSGKVTYKELKSILERFDTNLDNSDISGLMQMPMNEHLEDTVDYEEFIAAIVRLKELQDEEANDRLDSSTKV
- the LOC103865492 gene encoding fra a 1-associated protein, whose product is MGWVWRDDDASSSNAGRNDVTNHQPPEDPAADVNCSTSTVVRSKCKTEEVEPGKFVRKCDKTEEILRHCFGKPSEVVQSTTEHTEEDVTDQMVRGSSLPNQFEENPLNFPGLRSDLDDIERHFFTGIKGFFEAAEEMRSSLFDIMGDRDHHSTSRRGIPIEDHPKIEEHRSKDENATSQPFSSGEIDLAGLAKDV